TGGCTTGAGATGAActtgttaaaaaacatacaCAGTTTACAATTAAATTGgtgtttataggatttgaggcattgcatggtgaggtatcaatgtatatttggttcgcggtaacaccatgtgtgtatctacttgccaggtagagtttgttcttagagaactgtctttctttattctactgccgcggagtagataatcggaggttcaagagacttctcagttctgaaaagaactgccctgcttttaactattaccagggcggacggtatagaaaatagacttggactactactgtcgcggagtcagttctgaattggtctccaCGTTTCGGcgagcttgctctagtcatcgtcaggagactaaattggtgttataaaaaaattggtgttataataaaaatatgtttttcttaCCAGGCGATCTGATTTGGAAGCCCATTCTATTGAGAGTACGGGTGATTTGAACATGATTGTAGCAGTCGTCATTGGCGAAGGTGCAAATTTCCACACTCTGTTCAAAACATATATACATTTCTCATTAAGTGTATATATATTGACAATTTCCTTAATTGCTTTGTTTTGCTGAAGTTTGTAGTCGTTGTACATTATTTTCTAACGATCCTACCAACATTAAATCTACATATAGCACATAATCAAGAACTGTCAAACCATTTTACGACCTTGAAGACAACTTCTCTTTGAGATTTTACCACCACATCCCAAAAGTCAAACTGCCAGTCAAATTGCCAGGCTGAAATCAGAAAGTCGGAATTCTGTCTTAAAGCGAAAGAATCACTTCCTGTGATTCAGCAATGCATTACATGTATTGAAACTTCAGAGAAGAGGGAGAGCACTTACTTGACAACACCGTCTGTATCTACACTAGCTACAGTAGTAGCCGAAGGATTGAACTTGCAGGCTGTGATGCAGGAATGATGCTCTGTGTATTCATCTTGACTGAGCACAAGGAATGGCGCTCCACCTTCGTAATCTGTGAATGCTACGATTAACAACAAGCCCTTTTTTGTATTACAGTCATATAAAGGCTCCTTTGGTTAAAggttgcaccatgtgtacatgtaaatctcttttaagTTGTGATGGCTCTAAAAACAACCAGTGGTTGACGGCTCAAAGTTTgaatcagtttgctctgatcgcCTCCAGTACGTACCTTTAGTTGGTGCAGATGCTTTATGCTCCGTTGTCTCACCAGCTGTTGATGAAATCCTGGGTGAGACTACTTCCGGCTCTTTCCTCGACGCAGCATCCTGCTGAAGGGGCTCTGGGACTAGCGGCATGGAGGATCCGAAGCTACCCTTGGTCGCTTGCTTCCATGAGACTGTCTCCGACAAGCCGTACTCCTCCACACTGGACTGCGACTGTATCCGTTGCGATGCTTTCACTTGGTTTGACTGGTTTAAGAGCTCTCGCCTCTGCTGCTGGGCGATCTGGATTTGTTGGGATTTGAGTTggcgctgctgctgctgctgctgctgctgctgactGGATTGGACAATGGAACTCTGCAACGGGGAAAAATACATATTTAGGGAAAGAAAGTAAAGAGGCTGTGTATTTATGTGAtttcatattgcaggctggcatttATCCATTATTCAAAGCCACTGCAGATGACATTAAATGGTTCAACAGTGGGAGGGTTAATAATGTTAAAAGTGTAGAAATCAGGGCCAAATGACTGACCTGAGCTGGGGTACCAACTGAAGGTACCTGGGAGGCCTCTATCCTCTTGCCAGCTGGGATCTCCTTCCCTTTGGTAACCTGAGTGGATTCCTTATCTCTAGCGCCCCCTAAGAAGGCAGGCAGAGCTCTCCGAGCAGCCCCTGGTGTTGAGCTGCCTATGAGACGACGTGCTGCCCCTGGTGAAACCGTCTTCTTGGAGATACTTCCTTTATTGAGTTTGGACTGAGGGTCTTTACTGTCAATTATCCTACAAtcgaaggaaaacaaaaactcagAGTTTAAAGTTTTTAGTTCAGTTCATTAAGCACACACTCCCTGCCCACTCCCAGTGTGTTTCAGGTTAGGTTTAGTCCCAGCTCCAGCCAATGTCGTTCTTGTTATCGAGGcttgtgtgaccgggccttaaagccattggaccctttcggtaaacagtgttgtccaaggcccacactttgtgtaccacaacttctatatcaaataacaagcctgtgaaaatttaggctcaatcggtcatcggagtcgggagaaaaaacggaaaaacccacccttgtttccgcgcgtttcgccgtgtcatgacatgtgtttaaaataaatccgtaattctcgttaacgagaatttatattgttttactgttttctcaaaaagtaaagcatttcatggaataatatttcaagagaagtctttcaccattgccttctgtaaaccctgtaagttatttgtaaatcggtgaactttaatttttttttcttaaccgaaagggtccaatggctttaaagcatcACTTAGCAACAGTATTCTcgagaagacgatcagagcatactgatcgaagcaTTGAGTTTCAACTATCAGTTaatttcagagccaacactaatCAAGAGAGATTGACAAATGGTGCTTGTGCAAACCTCCCCAAACATTgccaaattataataaaatggaATTGCTGGAAAAAAAGTAACTTTAGTATGTGGTCTTACGTTGGTAGGGCAGCAAAGTCATCCATGACTTGCACGTTGTCTTCAGATTCCTTTACCGAACCGATTGTTTTCTCCTTTTCAGAGTGCTCCAATATTAAAAGCTgtcaaagaacaaaataaccTTCTTATTTACTCACAAATTGTATACTCTAATGAGCAACCCCTCCCTctgaaaaataacaacaaaacattccAGATCATAAATAATAGATACTTATTCTATTACTTCACAAATTATTTAGAATGGATTTTCCTAGTAGACATTTTGGGATTCAAAGACAAGAACTAGTTTTCATACAAACTGCATACTACATCCTGCTACATGTACACCCTTTATGTGGCAGTTCTTTTGgcccaagtacatgtataaagacaATTTACAAAAGTACACTTTGTCTTCGTCTTAAGTGGTTCTTAATTGGTACCTGTTTCTTAAGGAGTGCATTGGTATCTTGTAAGTCGTTCATTCTCTGCTGTTCAGCGTCAAAGTTCAGCAAAGCTGGCAGAGGTGAAGAGTCAAGTCAAGGAAATGTACAACTTGTGGCATGTCCGAAcagtctagttcactggacccaagctctggtgttacCAGCAGcagagtgggttcgaatccctgtcgtgacacttgtgccttTGAGCAAGGCACTCATCAATTATTGCTTCATACAAAGTCTAGAATGTTGTGCATTCTGCTATATCAGCCAGGGTCCTAGTGAATGAtacccatgcatacatgtatagaaAAAGGGGTAAACCTTTTTAGACCCAGTAGTAGGTaacaacgtgcccctggtggcagttgatttgggttaaCCGGGGAAATCAGTCACACGTAGCCTACACCTTGTAGCCAACACCTCTAtggcaagacaagttctcaagaaCATTTTTTCACAGCAAAGTACACGTAGGTATACAGGGTAGTTACCGCAAACAGAATATAAAACAGAAACTGCTTCAAGGGTGAGTCTGTAATATTGATGATTAAAAGGATATGCATTGACTGGAAGATAATGCTGAAGAAGTTGTGAAGGGAAATGGTCAAGGTCTCCTGCCACTGTTTGCTAAAATACAGCTCAAAGGTGGAACTCTGCTCAGGAGTCTTCAAGAAAGGCAACGCTGCAACAACAAGATGGTTCGTAAACAGTCAAATTTATCAGATTGGTTCAAGCTAGTTCTTCTTGAAACCAAAGATTCCTCTTATAATATGTAGTCATTTATTTCTTAGAAAATATGACATTACAGCATACTAGGTTACATTGAACTGCGTTTGGGGAACAATTAGGGCCTTACCATGATTAAAAACAAGAGCAAAAGATATTACCAAAAAAAGATAAACACATATTAAACAACAAAAGAGTGTTGAATTCTTACCGAACCACTCTTTCCATTCTGCTTGGTTTTGTATCTCACTACACATCTTCTCAAAGAACTCGGTGACTTTGTCTTGCCGATTATTTTGAAGAGCGTTGACTACAAACAATCTGCACGGATTGGAGTGATGGAGGTGGTTGAAATTCAGAAACATAACTCTTTACtacagaaaatagaattagctgatgCAAATTGTTTACTAACAAAAAAGATCGGTAGACAATTTgcttcaacattttttttttaccggcaaggtattgtggagcaaaggtttttttaaagtgtaaGACCAATTCCTTTACATTGCACCTTGTATTAGCAAAAAATGAATCTATTAAACCatgaacaccagggcaaacccttTCGGtgtaagtgcactaggttcctttacatgcattacaccaCACGCGGGATCAATGGCTTAACGTCCCGTCCGAAGGACACTGCAACGAGTATCAAGACCAGGACTTGcagaacagaaacaccagagcttgtgttcagtgctcttattccattggccatgacacaccaaTGCAAATTGATGTTGGGGACCTGATCAACACAAATCATACCTGAGAATACTGACTTCAAGCTTGCGGACGTTTGCCACCTGATTAGCTTCAAGATGAGAGAACACTCGTCTGTCCAAGTGCTCCATGTAGCTACGTAATCCAGCGAGGTCATAACTCCAGATGGATTGAAGCAGCTGTTCCAGCACCTTATCAACCTTGTAATTTTACACAACAAATAATGATGTAGTAAGGCTATTTTACTCCATGCCTGCTGGTTTCACAATGGTAAGATTTGTCCCTATAAATGTACATGCTGTTAATAAACATGACAAGGGCGCATTTTCAATCACTACATcgtaatttaaaacaaaacagaaaaaaaaggaagagtGGATCTCCGATTTATTTtctggaataataataatgtcagtttgtttattgttgagACATTAACAGTGTAGTTATGATGGACATTAAGAACATATCATGTTAGTTATAAATGGAATCAGGTTAAAACACATTGATTAGAGATTAAAAGTATATTTGGATTgcagaaaaaaactttaaatttatACACCGTACACTGCGATCCTAGGCCAGCGcatatttcatggctctgctaaagCAAAGAAGTGGCGCTTGCAGAAGAAGCAGAGATTTATGCGCTTAATTACATCAACCATTGGtccaagcgtatttcacgagttAGCGGCAATTTTTTTGGCTTGTGTTTGTGCGCGGCTTGTGTACTTCACATAACCACAACTGAACAAGGCATTCTACACTACCACAGCGGACCACAGCTAATGCAGAAGATCGACGCTTACACAGTAAccgaagaatggtgatcgtaagcggaAAGTTCGGCAGTaaagcggtaagcagagcaatgaaattgaaCCATAATAACGTGTGTGTTTACTGTCCGGAAATTGGGCACAAAATCATCCCACTATTCATCCCCGATTTTATAATAGATCAAATATTAGTTCAACCAATCACCTCACTCACCCTAAACTTCTTATCTTTATCTAGTTTCAGCTCAGCATCGAAGGATTTTAGAGTGTTTGTAAATCCTCTAAAAAGGAGATAATCACGGACCAGTTCAGCTGTCCTTTCTACTGCATCGGCCATTTTGACAGGAAATAGTCTGATCACCATCTGCTTGTGAAAGGCACGGTAATTTGTGTATGGTACCCAGACTACATTGACAAATTGGATAGCTCAACAACATTCATGAAATGTATCTGAGGCAACGCCTCCCGAAAGAGAAAGCTGTTTACGCTGATGGATACCAAATAAGAACAAATTAAAGAGGATCAGTGGTCAATGTCTcaaagagctaaaattgatCTCAACGGTGTGAAAGTCGAATGTGATGTAACAAATACAGATAACTATGACAACTAGCCTTAAGATGAGATCTTAAATTCTTAGGGAAACAGGACAACTCGTACAGCAACCATTGCACTTGGGAGGATGCTTGTAGAATGTTGAGTTTTTAATGATAGTTTCACTAATAAAGTACAAAGCCTAATATTCCCAAATTTAATGGTTCATTGAGTTTTATTTGGCCTTCAGGAACTGTTAAGCCATTAAAAGTTgtttcaaaactgaaaaaatgaACACAAGTTAGTTGGGAGTACATTTCCATTCTATGGGGCTTTATAAAACCAACCcctgaataaataaatgattgaTTAAAGGGGCAACCCTAAACTCATGCAATAtcacacaaaaatacacaaagatTTTATGTTTAGTAATAGTTTagtatactttttttatttattatcattCAACATTCCAATGACACAAAGTGCATATAAATTATTAAGAATGGTTTGAAAACAGTCCCAAATAAGGAGATTTGATCTTTACCTGTTAACATAGTAAAGTGTAGAACCACCACATTGCGTATCTGCATCTTTAAATGTATATGAACAACATTGGTTTAGGGAGAGACCATGTTATTTGAGTAATATAGGGCGCCCTTTGAGGTATACTTAATTACAAACTTCAAACGGTTTCAATTGTTTTGTCAGATAGAACAATCTCTGTTTGCAACTCACGCCCGAAGATTTCAGTCGATATTATACCCTGCATTCGTTAACCTCAGTGTCCATAATTTttaaggaaagaaaacaaaaatcacaaaacataATTTACACTGTCTGAATCATACATATCTTGCATAATTAAATACATTAAGTTTATGTACAGTCTCTCTGAGTGTCTCAATATAAAgtactacatgtaaatgtatttaTGACTCCAATATAtacatctttaaaaacaagGAATAAAGAGAATTCGGAAATGTTTAGGTAGCCTAAGGTGAAAtgccaaatttgttttcaaaactgtACACTGCTCATCAAGTTGGATGAACAGAAACCTCAATATATGTATTAACAAATCCTGTACCCTGAAGGTAACTCGGAAATCGGAATCAAAACTATTGGTGGTTTGCCAGGGgttgatttctcaaaaagttaactAAGTTTGGGGCGAGCAACTCTTCCCAAAATAAGTTAAGTAGCAGTCATTGGTCAAACAGAATCAAACGTAACACCCCAACCTTGTTAAAACAAATACCAAGGGTTTTCAGACCCCCTCAGGTGTGATCAAGCATTATATTAAGCTGGCCAATATGATTTTACTTTATACTTGATTTGAAAAGTTAAAGCCAATATCTGTAATATTGTTATAATAATCTGAATATGAAAGCACGCCAACtagaatttttttgttaattttactCTAAACAGCTTTGCTGTTGCTTTGCTTTCGGTAAATTTGTGGATCACAAAGCTGAATTTGACCTCAGAGCCCCTCTTTAAAAACTCTTTACATCACCACTTATAGAAATTTACAGGTGGGATCATAACAAGAGCAAAAACCTTTCATCTCTTGTGACCTGGCGAGTTTTTGACTTTCTTAGATTTTctctgaaacaaaattgaatacacatgtactgtacatgataaacacaataaacaaaacacgGTGGTGACACAAAAGCTTGCAATGTGCATGATTGTCATAGGGCCTTAGGAAGTGGATTGGCAGAATATTTAACCAAATCTAAGCTATCTCGTGTCCAAAAATATTTCACTATCCATATAAATTCTTTGCATCAACTCAATTGATGTCACTGAATTTGTCACTTAAACCAATTCAGTAAAATTGCACCGAGTCGGTTTACACTACTTCAGCGAGTTACCATAAACCCAGTGAGTTTACATAAGCTCACTCAGCTTACACCAAGTCAGCAATTGAGTCTAACTTCCACTCAGTGAGTTCACACAAACTCACTCAGCTTAAGTTCACTCAATTAAGTTTACTTGTACTCAATGAGTTAAGTAAGCCCAGTGAGCTTACACAAACTCACTCAGCTTCCACAAAGTCA
The sequence above is drawn from the Asterias rubens chromosome 9, eAstRub1.3, whole genome shotgun sequence genome and encodes:
- the LOC117294739 gene encoding WD repeat-containing protein 91-like, whose protein sequence is MADAVERTAELVRDYLLFRGFTNTLKSFDAELKLDKDKKFRVDKVLEQLLQSIWSYDLAGLRSYMEHLDRRVFSHLEANQVANVRKLEVSILRLFVVNALQNNRQDKVTEFFEKMCSEIQNQAEWKEWFALPFLKTPEQSSTFELYFSKQWQETLTISLHNFFSIIFQSMPLPALLNFDAEQQRMNDLQDTNALLKKQLLILEHSEKEKTIGSVKESEDNVQVMDDFAALPTIIDSKDPQSKLNKGSISKKTVSPGAARRLIGSSTPGAARRALPAFLGGARDKESTQVTKGKEIPAGKRIEASQVPSVGTPAQSSIVQSSQQQQQQQQQRQLKSQQIQIAQQQRRELLNQSNQVKASQRIQSQSSVEEYGLSETVSWKQATKGSFGSSMPLVPEPLQQDAASRKEPEVVSPRISSTAGETTEHKASAPTKAFTDYEGGAPFLVLSQDEYTEHHSCITACKFNPSATTVASVDTDGVVKVWKFAPSPMTTATIMFKSPVLSIEWASKSDRLLLLGSSSGTVKVYDTEMKKPLFDIETDSAHPRVVSLCCSPNGSTFICSVGSTSQLQPSGLPATALSSRLLLCDIKQMKVLNELAMTTNSGCVNCMAFNHNGHLLVTGAADGMIRIFDMQRAESLLSWHAHSGQVYAAQFSLDETSVLSMGSDNKFTQWSINRVGEKLQQLLIHDGATGPFVMSGFGGYKQQQAPRAKLFAFDSTGTHVLTCAPYGGIIYKLHREQGALRLLTILGHRTPVVSVDWCTSVNTGMCLTGSMDGRVQVTTLLTQ